The following proteins are encoded in a genomic region of Coregonus clupeaformis isolate EN_2021a chromosome 14, ASM2061545v1, whole genome shotgun sequence:
- the LOC121581381 gene encoding microfibril-associated glycoprotein 4-like — MAGSPDREKGEWALCFWCCSPQDCSEVYGNSFTHSGVFTIYPAGPTSAVYAYCHMDTDGVKWTVFQRQMDGSVNFYRAWDHYKNGFGHAAGENWVAGLETLDHLSRGKKTELWVDMQDFEGQKVFAFYRSFYIDSGDMSVI; from the exons ATGGCGGGGTCCCCGGACAGAGAGAAGGGCGAATG GGCTTTATGCTTTTGGTGCTGCTCTCCTCAGGACTGCTCAGAGGTCTATGGCAATAGCTTCACCCACAGTGGAGTGTTTACCATCTACCCTGCAGGCCCCACCTCTGCTGTCTACGCCTACTGTCACATGGACACTGATGGAGTGAAATGGACT GTCTTCCAGAGACAAATGGATGGGTCTGTGAACTTCTACAGAGCATGGGACCACTACAAAAATGGCTTTGGGCATGCTGCAGGAGA aAATTGGGTTGCCGGTTTGGAGACCCTCGATCACCTGTCCAGGGGTAAGAAGACAGAGCTGTGGGTGGACATGCAGGACTTTGAGGGCCAGAAGGTGTTTGCTTTCTACCGTTCCTTCTACATTGACtcagg